From Pseudomonas sp. B21-028, one genomic window encodes:
- a CDS encoding amino acid ABC transporter substrate-binding protein: protein MKLLKSTLAVVTAAAVLGVSGFAQAGATLDAVQKKGFVQCGVSDGLPGFSVPDSTGKIVGIDADVCRAVAAAVFGDASKVKFSQLNAKERFTALQSGEIDVLSRNTTMTSSRDAGMGLKFPGFITYYDGIGFLVNNKLGVKSAKELDGATICIQAGTTTELNVSDYFRANGLKYTPITFDTSDESAKSLESGRCDVLTSDKSQLFAQRSKLASPKDFVVLPETISKEPLGPVVRNGDDEWLAIVRWTGYAMLNAEEAGVTSKNVEAEAKSTKNPDVARMLGADGEYGKDLKLPKDWVVQIVKQVGNYGEMFERNLGKGTPLEIDRGLNALWNAGGIQYAPPVR from the coding sequence ATGAAGTTACTGAAATCCACCCTGGCTGTCGTGACTGCAGCAGCTGTCCTCGGCGTCAGCGGGTTCGCGCAGGCGGGTGCCACCCTGGACGCAGTGCAGAAGAAAGGTTTTGTACAGTGCGGCGTAAGTGATGGCTTGCCGGGTTTCTCGGTGCCTGATTCGACCGGCAAGATCGTCGGTATCGATGCTGACGTCTGCCGTGCCGTTGCCGCTGCGGTATTTGGCGATGCGTCCAAGGTCAAGTTCAGCCAGTTGAACGCCAAGGAGCGCTTCACCGCGCTGCAGTCCGGCGAAATCGATGTGCTCTCGCGCAACACCACCATGACCAGTTCCCGTGATGCGGGCATGGGCTTGAAGTTTCCGGGCTTCATCACCTACTACGACGGCATCGGTTTCCTGGTAAACAATAAGCTGGGTGTCAAGAGTGCCAAGGAACTGGACGGTGCAACCATCTGCATCCAGGCCGGTACCACCACCGAACTGAACGTTTCCGACTACTTCCGCGCCAACGGCCTGAAGTACACCCCGATCACGTTCGACACCTCCGATGAGAGCGCCAAGTCGCTGGAATCCGGTCGTTGCGACGTACTGACCTCCGACAAATCCCAGCTGTTCGCCCAGCGCAGCAAACTGGCTTCGCCGAAAGACTTCGTGGTTCTGCCGGAAACCATTTCCAAGGAACCACTGGGCCCGGTCGTTCGCAATGGCGACGATGAGTGGCTGGCGATCGTGCGTTGGACTGGCTACGCAATGCTCAACGCTGAAGAAGCCGGCGTGACCTCGAAGAACGTCGAGGCCGAAGCCAAGTCCACCAAGAACCCGGATGTCGCTCGTATGCTCGGCGCTGACGGTGAATACGGCAAGGACCTGAAACTGCCGAAAGACTGGGTCGTGCAGATCGTCAAGCAAGTCGGCAACTACGGCGAAATGTTCGAGCGCAACCTCGGCAAGGGCACCCCGCTGGAAATCGACCGCGGCCTGAATGCGCTGTGGAACGCTGGCGGCATCCAATACGCACCACCAGTGCGCTGA
- a CDS encoding alpha/beta hydrolase: MTDPLILEPNNAADACVIWLHGLGADRYDFLPVAEILQQSLHSTRFVLPQAPTQPVTINGGYAMPSWYDIRALSPARAIDEQQLEVSAKRVMDLIESQRAGGIDASRIFLAGFSQGGAVIYHTAFVKWQGPLGGVIALSTYAPTFGDELQLSASQQRIPVLALHGQYDEVVLNPMGRTAKEYLKQHGVTVTWQEYPMGHEVLPEEIRDIGTWLAERLR; encoded by the coding sequence ATGACCGACCCCCTGATTCTCGAGCCCAACAACGCCGCGGATGCGTGTGTTATCTGGCTTCACGGCCTGGGCGCCGATCGTTACGACTTCCTGCCGGTAGCTGAAATCCTGCAGCAAAGCCTGCACTCCACACGTTTCGTTCTACCCCAGGCACCGACCCAGCCAGTAACGATCAACGGCGGCTACGCCATGCCCAGTTGGTATGACATCCGTGCCTTGAGCCCGGCGCGGGCCATCGACGAACAGCAACTGGAAGTGTCGGCCAAACGGGTCATGGACCTGATCGAAAGCCAGCGAGCCGGCGGAATAGACGCTTCGCGGATTTTCCTGGCCGGCTTTTCCCAAGGCGGCGCGGTGATCTATCACACGGCTTTCGTGAAGTGGCAGGGGCCGTTGGGGGGCGTGATCGCGCTGTCCACCTATGCGCCGACATTCGGTGACGAACTGCAATTATCCGCCAGCCAGCAACGCATTCCGGTCCTGGCGCTGCACGGGCAATACGACGAGGTGGTGCTCAACCCCATGGGCCGGACTGCAAAAGAGTATTTAAAGCAGCATGGTGTCACCGTGACATGGCAGGAATACCCAATGGGCCACGAAGTGTTACCCGAGGAGATTCGCGACATCGGTACCTGGCTGGCCGAACGGTTACGCTGA
- the rhlB gene encoding ATP-dependent RNA helicase RhlB — translation MTVLKALKKMFGKSEAEQLAPGPSAPAQGPSRTEAPQQSRHPAPVAQTIKEPVSSPAAAPAPDKPRNEAPKPRRERAPKPPVVAWKLEDFVVEPQEGKTRFHDFKLAPELMHAIQDLGFPYCTPIQAQVLGYTLAGKDAIGRAQTGTGKTAAFLISIITQLLQTPPPKERYMGEPRALIIAPTRELVVQIAKDAADLTKYTGLNVMTFVGGMDFDKQLKHLEARHCDILVATPGRLLDFNQRGDVHLDMVEVMVLDEADRMLDMGFIPQVRQIIRQTPPKSERQTLLFSATFTEDVMNLARQWTTDPAVVEIEAENVASENVEQHIYAVAGADKYKLLYNLVNDNGWERVMVFANRKDEVRRIEERLVRDGVNAAQLSGDVPQHKRIKTLEGFREGKIRVLVATDVAGRGIHIDGISHVINFTLPEVPDDYVHRIGRTGRAGAEGVSISFAGEDDSYQLPSIEALLGRKISCEMPPTHLLRPVERKRP, via the coding sequence ATGACCGTGCTCAAAGCACTCAAGAAGATGTTCGGTAAGAGCGAGGCCGAGCAGCTCGCGCCTGGCCCCAGTGCCCCTGCCCAAGGCCCGAGCCGTACCGAAGCGCCACAACAATCGCGCCACCCCGCCCCTGTTGCGCAGACGATAAAAGAGCCGGTGAGCTCCCCTGCCGCCGCTCCTGCGCCGGACAAACCGCGCAATGAAGCCCCCAAGCCGCGCCGCGAACGTGCACCAAAACCGCCGGTCGTCGCCTGGAAGCTCGAGGACTTCGTCGTGGAGCCCCAGGAAGGCAAGACCCGCTTCCACGATTTCAAGCTCGCCCCGGAACTGATGCACGCCATCCAGGACCTGGGTTTCCCGTATTGCACGCCGATCCAGGCCCAGGTGCTGGGTTACACCCTGGCCGGCAAGGACGCCATCGGTCGCGCCCAGACGGGCACCGGCAAGACCGCCGCGTTCCTGATCTCCATCATCACCCAGCTGCTGCAGACACCACCGCCCAAAGAGCGTTACATGGGCGAGCCGAGGGCGCTGATCATCGCGCCGACCCGCGAGCTGGTGGTGCAGATCGCCAAGGACGCCGCCGACCTGACCAAATACACCGGCCTGAATGTCATGACGTTCGTCGGCGGAATGGACTTCGACAAGCAGCTCAAGCACCTCGAAGCCCGTCATTGCGACATCCTGGTGGCAACGCCTGGCCGCCTGCTGGACTTCAACCAGCGCGGCGACGTGCACCTGGACATGGTCGAGGTCATGGTGCTGGACGAAGCCGACCGCATGCTCGACATGGGCTTCATCCCGCAAGTGCGCCAGATCATTCGCCAGACGCCGCCAAAAAGCGAACGCCAGACCCTGCTGTTCTCCGCCACCTTCACCGAGGACGTGATGAACCTGGCCCGGCAATGGACCACCGACCCGGCCGTCGTCGAGATCGAAGCCGAGAACGTCGCCAGTGAAAACGTCGAACAGCATATCTATGCCGTAGCCGGTGCAGACAAGTACAAGCTGCTCTACAACCTGGTCAACGACAACGGTTGGGAACGGGTCATGGTGTTCGCCAACCGCAAGGACGAAGTGCGGCGCATCGAAGAACGCCTGGTGCGCGACGGCGTCAATGCAGCCCAGCTGTCAGGTGATGTGCCCCAGCACAAGCGCATCAAGACGCTCGAAGGCTTTCGCGAAGGCAAGATCCGCGTGCTGGTGGCGACCGACGTGGCCGGTCGCGGCATCCACATCGACGGCATCAGCCATGTGATCAACTTCACCCTGCCGGAAGTGCCGGACGACTACGTGCACCGCATCGGTCGTACCGGTCGGGCGGGCGCCGAGGGCGTGTCCATCAGCTTCGCCGGCGAGGACGACTCCTATCAGTTGCCGTCCATCGAGGCGCTGCTGGGCCGCAAGATCAGTTGCGAAATGCCGCCGACGCATCTGCTGCGGCCGGTCGAACGTAAACGTCCCTGA
- the moaE gene encoding molybdopterin synthase catalytic subunit MoaE: MAIRVQVGPFDPGAEVNAMHAANVGVGAVVSFVGYVRDFNEGLDVSGMFLEHYPGMTEKALGKIAVEAQQRWPLLKLEVLHRIGALEPGEPIVFVAAASAHRQAAFDACAFVMDYLKTRAPFWKKENTADGPRWVEGRDSDHAAADRWKQ; encoded by the coding sequence ATGGCGATTCGTGTACAGGTCGGCCCGTTCGACCCGGGCGCCGAAGTCAACGCGATGCACGCGGCCAACGTGGGCGTGGGCGCGGTGGTGAGTTTTGTCGGCTACGTGCGGGACTTCAATGAGGGCCTGGATGTGTCCGGGATGTTCCTGGAGCATTACCCGGGGATGACCGAGAAAGCCCTGGGCAAGATTGCCGTCGAGGCGCAGCAGCGCTGGCCGCTGCTGAAGCTGGAAGTGCTGCACCGCATCGGCGCCCTGGAGCCGGGCGAACCCATCGTCTTCGTCGCTGCCGCCAGTGCCCATCGCCAGGCGGCATTCGACGCCTGCGCCTTTGTCATGGACTACCTCAAGACCCGCGCTCCGTTCTGGAAAAAGGAAAACACCGCCGATGGCCCGCGCTGGGTAGAAGGGCGGGACAGTGATCACGCGGCGGCGGATCGCTGGAAGCAGTAA
- the moaD gene encoding molybdopterin converting factor subunit 1, which yields MKINVKFFARYREALGVDALSVEDDFSTVDDVRAQLADRPGFDVLSEQNLMCARNEELCQLDEPLADGDEVAFFPTVTGG from the coding sequence ATGAAAATCAATGTGAAGTTCTTTGCCCGTTATCGCGAGGCCCTGGGTGTGGACGCCCTGAGCGTCGAGGATGATTTCTCCACGGTGGACGACGTTCGCGCGCAGTTGGCGGATCGCCCGGGCTTCGACGTGCTGAGCGAGCAGAATCTGATGTGTGCCCGCAACGAAGAATTGTGCCAGCTCGATGAACCGCTGGCGGATGGCGACGAAGTCGCGTTCTTCCCCACGGTGACCGGAGGCTGA
- the moaC gene encoding cyclic pyranopterin monophosphate synthase MoaC, with protein MLTHLDSQGRANMVDVTDKAVTFREATAEAFVRMLPATLQMIVSGGHPKGDVFAVARIAGIQAAKKTSDLIPLCHPLMLTSVKVELNAEGEDRVRIVARCKLSGQTGVEMEALTAASVAALTIYDMCKAVDRGMTIEGVRVLEKLGGKSGHFQADAS; from the coding sequence GTGCTGACCCATCTCGATTCCCAAGGTCGCGCCAACATGGTCGACGTGACCGACAAGGCCGTGACGTTCCGTGAGGCCACCGCCGAAGCTTTTGTGCGTATGTTGCCCGCCACGCTGCAGATGATCGTCAGCGGCGGTCACCCCAAGGGTGACGTGTTCGCCGTCGCGCGCATCGCCGGTATCCAGGCGGCGAAAAAAACCAGCGATCTGATTCCGCTCTGTCATCCGCTGATGCTCACCAGCGTCAAGGTCGAGCTCAATGCTGAGGGAGAGGACCGGGTACGCATCGTTGCCCGCTGCAAACTCTCGGGGCAGACCGGGGTGGAGATGGAAGCTTTGACCGCCGCCAGCGTCGCCGCGCTGACCATCTACGACATGTGCAAGGCCGTGGACCGGGGCATGACCATTGAAGGGGTGCGGGTGTTGGAAAAGCTCGGCGGCAAGAGCGGTCACTTCCAGGCGGACGCATCATGA
- a CDS encoding PhoH family protein translates to MDDHGRSPSSNQPILYVLDTNVLIHDPNALLNFEEHHVAIPMTVLEELDKLKSGHHSVAAECRQAIRLIDKTLGDASPEDVELGVPIQRGKGGPKGLLSILMSKRTEPNLVLPEHLNDNIIINQLIDLHARNQDRAVVLVTKDINMRLKARACGIAAEDYSTDQLVDDVSLLPNGYHNMTGSFWDRVSKVDTRQDHGRTWHQVQLIDNLPAVHINEFIIDEQGFVGWIKEIEDDKLLILDLHQEPLLHQEAWGLKPRDIYQSLALFALLDPDIHLVNLSGAAGSGKTILALAAAIEQTMVSKRYRRIIATRSVQGLDQEIGFLPGTEAEKMEPWLGAITDNLEALHMDDESTHGSVDYILSKVPLQFKSLNYIRGRSFQQSLILIDECQNLTPHQMKTIITRAGAGSKVVCLGNLAQIDTPYLSATSSGLTYLTERFKDFPNGVHITLQGVPRSILAEYAESHL, encoded by the coding sequence ATGGATGACCACGGACGTAGCCCTTCCTCCAACCAGCCAATCCTCTATGTACTCGATACCAACGTATTGATCCACGATCCAAACGCACTGCTGAATTTCGAAGAACACCACGTTGCCATCCCGATGACCGTGCTCGAGGAGCTGGACAAGCTCAAGAGCGGCCATCACAGCGTCGCGGCCGAATGCCGGCAGGCGATTCGTCTGATCGACAAGACCCTTGGCGATGCTTCACCCGAAGACGTCGAGCTGGGTGTGCCGATCCAGCGTGGCAAAGGCGGCCCCAAGGGCCTGCTCTCGATCCTGATGAGCAAGCGCACCGAACCCAACCTGGTACTGCCCGAACACCTGAACGACAACATCATCATCAACCAGTTGATCGACCTGCACGCGCGCAACCAGGATCGCGCCGTGGTGCTGGTGACCAAAGACATCAACATGCGCCTCAAGGCCCGGGCCTGCGGGATTGCGGCGGAGGATTACAGCACCGACCAGTTGGTCGACGACGTCTCGCTGCTGCCCAACGGCTACCACAACATGACCGGCTCCTTCTGGGACCGCGTGAGCAAGGTCGACACCCGCCAGGACCATGGCCGCACCTGGCACCAGGTGCAACTGATCGACAACCTGCCAGCGGTGCACATCAACGAGTTCATCATCGACGAACAGGGCTTCGTCGGCTGGATCAAGGAGATCGAGGACGACAAGCTGCTGATTCTCGACCTGCACCAGGAGCCCTTGCTGCATCAGGAGGCCTGGGGCCTCAAGCCCCGTGACATCTACCAGAGCCTGGCCCTGTTCGCCTTGCTCGACCCCGATATCCATCTGGTCAACCTGTCCGGCGCCGCCGGTTCCGGCAAGACCATCCTGGCCCTGGCCGCCGCCATCGAACAGACCATGGTCAGCAAGCGTTACCGGCGCATCATCGCCACCCGCAGCGTGCAGGGCCTGGACCAGGAGATCGGCTTCCTGCCCGGCACCGAAGCGGAAAAAATGGAGCCCTGGCTGGGGGCCATTACCGACAACCTCGAAGCCTTGCACATGGATGACGAAAGCACCCATGGCAGCGTCGACTACATCCTCAGCAAGGTGCCGTTGCAGTTCAAATCCCTCAACTACATCCGGGGGCGCAGCTTCCAGCAGAGCCTGATCCTGATCGACGAATGCCAGAACCTCACCCCGCACCAGATGAAAACCATCATCACCCGTGCCGGCGCCGGTTCCAAAGTGGTGTGCCTGGGTAACCTGGCGCAGATCGACACCCCTTACCTGTCCGCGACCAGTTCCGGGCTGACCTACCTGACCGAACGCTTCAAGGACTTCCCCAACGGGGTCCACATCACCCTGCAGGGCGTACCGCGCTCGATCCTGGCCGAATACGCCGAATCTCATCTGTAA
- a CDS encoding polysaccharide deacetylase family protein, whose translation MRIVLLLSAWLLSLNALAAPNDIATLDRSTWPEQLTSPTLFDVASRAEILMFARVLLDTDAMDEIALKQYLGLRSVNMAAISALRARLWQRLLASYNFAQRSCDQDASFCYLVENMATLREEARRFHLDENSFYFKWAGPSQIFHAQYRDELLRKAALFPQASNEIARFGEYERNGEDMPDRLFLLTFDSGANVAPDNTPWLTDYLRKANMNGTFFVLGKDIQARLVEASVNDLQSLYSAQCVGIQGWEFRSHSYWQDWQDSIRRSVDLVKGKLPENYVPLFRPPQGQRRGDAEAFFRQQGLQVALWDIDPQDGTNRLKPEQSAQRALTLMLLWRHGVINFNAKQDAVKTAMPWLITQTAQSGIGWEDCQEAFR comes from the coding sequence TTGCGCATCGTGCTTCTGTTATCGGCCTGGCTCTTGAGCCTCAATGCCCTTGCCGCGCCCAACGACATCGCCACCCTGGACCGCAGTACCTGGCCGGAACAACTCACCAGCCCGACTCTGTTCGACGTCGCTTCGCGGGCCGAGATCCTGATGTTCGCCCGGGTGTTGCTGGATACCGATGCCATGGACGAAATCGCCCTCAAGCAGTACCTGGGGCTGCGCTCGGTGAACATGGCGGCGATCTCCGCCCTGCGTGCCCGGTTGTGGCAGCGGTTGCTGGCCAGCTACAACTTCGCCCAGCGAAGTTGTGATCAGGACGCGTCCTTCTGTTACCTGGTGGAGAACATGGCGACCTTGCGTGAGGAGGCACGCAGGTTTCATCTCGACGAGAACTCGTTCTACTTCAAATGGGCCGGACCGAGCCAGATTTTTCATGCCCAGTACCGGGATGAGTTGTTGCGAAAAGCCGCGCTTTTTCCGCAAGCAAGCAACGAAATAGCACGTTTCGGTGAATACGAACGCAACGGCGAGGACATGCCTGATCGGCTGTTTTTGCTGACCTTCGACAGTGGTGCCAATGTTGCGCCGGACAACACTCCGTGGCTGACGGATTACTTGCGCAAGGCGAACATGAACGGCACTTTCTTTGTGTTGGGCAAGGACATCCAGGCGCGGCTGGTGGAGGCGTCCGTCAACGATCTCCAGTCGCTGTATTCAGCACAGTGCGTGGGGATCCAGGGCTGGGAGTTCCGCTCCCATAGCTATTGGCAGGACTGGCAGGACTCGATACGGCGCAGCGTCGACCTGGTCAAGGGCAAGCTGCCGGAGAATTATGTGCCGCTGTTCCGCCCGCCCCAGGGCCAGCGGCGTGGCGATGCCGAAGCATTTTTCAGGCAGCAGGGCTTGCAAGTAGCGTTGTGGGATATCGATCCCCAGGACGGCACCAACCGGCTCAAGCCCGAGCAGAGCGCCCAGCGCGCGCTGACCTTGATGCTGCTGTGGCGCCACGGGGTGATCAACTTCAACGCCAAGCAGGATGCGGTGAAGACGGCAATGCCCTGGCTCATTACGCAAACGGCGCAAAGCGGGATCGGTTGGGAAGATTGTCAGGAGGCGTTTCGCTGA
- the yaaA gene encoding peroxide stress protein YaaA: protein MLMVISPAKTLDYETPPAIERFTLPQYLDHSQELVEQLREFSPAQISELMHVSDKIGGLNAARFGSWTPAFTPANAKQALLAFKGDVYTGLDAQSFSEADFDHAQRHLRMLSGLYGLLRPLDLMQPYRLEMGTKLANARGKDLYAFWGNRISEWLNEALTDQGDDVLLNLASNEYFSAVKRSALNARIIDTEFKDLKNGQYKIISFYAKKARGLMSRFVIQERINDPVLLKQFDVQGYRYSAEQSSAEKLVFLRDHAPQ, encoded by the coding sequence ATGCTGATGGTGATTTCCCCCGCCAAGACCCTCGATTACGAAACACCGCCGGCCATCGAGCGCTTTACCCTGCCGCAGTACCTGGACCATTCCCAGGAACTGGTCGAGCAATTGCGTGAGTTCTCGCCGGCCCAGATCAGCGAACTGATGCACGTCTCCGACAAGATCGGCGGCCTCAATGCTGCGCGATTCGGCAGCTGGACCCCGGCGTTCACCCCGGCCAATGCCAAGCAGGCCCTGTTGGCTTTCAAGGGTGACGTGTACACGGGCCTGGACGCACAGAGCTTCAGCGAAGCCGACTTCGATCACGCCCAACGGCATTTGCGCATGCTCTCCGGTCTTTATGGCCTGCTGCGACCGCTGGACCTGATGCAGCCCTATCGCCTGGAAATGGGCACGAAACTGGCCAATGCCCGGGGCAAGGATCTCTATGCGTTCTGGGGCAATCGCATCAGCGAATGGCTGAATGAAGCCCTCACCGACCAGGGCGATGACGTGCTGTTGAACCTGGCCTCCAACGAGTACTTCTCGGCGGTCAAACGCAGCGCCTTGAACGCGCGCATCATCGATACCGAATTCAAGGACCTGAAGAACGGCCAGTACAAGATCATCAGCTTCTACGCCAAAAAGGCCCGCGGGTTGATGAGCCGGTTTGTCATTCAAGAGCGCATCAACGATCCGGTCTTGCTCAAACAGTTCGATGTGCAAGGCTATCGTTACAGTGCCGAACAGTCCTCGGCCGAAAAACTGGTTTTCCTGCGCGACCACGCCCCACAATAA
- a CDS encoding nucleotide sugar dehydrogenase, giving the protein MRISIFGLGYVGAVCAGCLSARGHDVVGVDVAKDKIDMINAGKSPIVEPGLGELLAQGIQTGRLRGTTNFAEAIRDTDLSMICVGTPSKKNGDLELNYIEAVCREIGFVLREKTTRHTIVVRSTVLPGTVANVVIPILEDCSGKKAGVDFGVAVNPEFLRESTAIKDYDQPPMTVIGEFDKASGDVLQSLYEELDAPIIRKDIAVAEMIKYTCNVWHATKVTFANEIGNIAKAVGVDGRVVMDVVCQDKALNLSQYYMRPGFAFGGSCLPKDVRALTYRASSLDVEAPLLNSLMRSNESQVQNAFDIVSSHDKRKVALLGLSFKAGTDDLRESPLVELAEMLIGKGYDLRIYDSNVEYARVHGANKDYIESKIPHVSSLLNSDFDSVIDNADIIILGNRDEKFRALTENVPEGKQVIDLVGFMSKATTPNGRTEGICW; this is encoded by the coding sequence ATGCGCATTAGCATATTTGGTTTGGGTTACGTCGGTGCAGTATGTGCCGGTTGCCTGTCTGCACGGGGCCATGATGTGGTTGGCGTAGATGTCGCCAAAGACAAGATCGATATGATCAACGCCGGCAAATCGCCAATTGTTGAACCGGGTCTCGGCGAGTTGCTGGCGCAAGGTATTCAAACAGGTCGCCTGCGTGGCACCACCAACTTCGCGGAAGCCATTCGCGATACGGACCTGTCGATGATTTGCGTCGGCACGCCGAGCAAGAAGAATGGCGACCTGGAACTGAACTACATCGAGGCCGTTTGCCGCGAGATCGGTTTTGTCCTGCGCGAAAAGACCACCCGCCACACCATTGTGGTACGCAGCACCGTATTGCCAGGCACTGTCGCAAACGTTGTCATCCCGATCCTCGAAGACTGCTCCGGCAAGAAGGCCGGTGTCGACTTCGGCGTCGCGGTCAACCCTGAGTTCCTGCGTGAAAGCACCGCGATCAAGGACTACGACCAACCACCGATGACCGTCATCGGCGAATTCGACAAAGCCTCTGGCGACGTCCTGCAATCGCTGTACGAAGAACTCGATGCGCCGATCATCCGCAAGGACATCGCGGTCGCCGAGATGATCAAGTACACCTGCAACGTCTGGCACGCCACCAAGGTGACCTTTGCCAACGAGATCGGCAACATCGCCAAGGCTGTGGGCGTCGACGGTCGCGTCGTGATGGATGTGGTCTGCCAGGACAAGGCTTTGAACCTGTCTCAGTACTACATGCGTCCCGGCTTCGCCTTCGGCGGCTCGTGCCTGCCCAAGGACGTACGCGCCCTGACCTATCGCGCCAGCTCCCTGGACGTGGAAGCACCGCTGCTCAACTCGCTGATGCGCAGCAACGAATCCCAGGTGCAGAACGCCTTCGACATCGTCTCCAGCCATGACAAACGCAAAGTCGCCCTGCTGGGCCTGAGCTTCAAGGCCGGCACCGACGACCTGCGCGAAAGCCCACTGGTAGAACTGGCGGAAATGCTGATCGGCAAGGGCTATGACCTGCGCATCTACGACAGCAACGTCGAATACGCCCGCGTCCACGGGGCGAACAAGGATTACATCGAGTCGAAGATCCCTCACGTCTCGTCCTTGCTCAACTCCGACTTCGACTCGGTGATCGACAACGCCGACATCATCATCCTCGGCAACCGCGACGAGAAGTTCCGTGCGCTGACCGAGAACGTACCGGAAGGCAAGCAGGTCATCGACCTGGTCGGGTTCATGTCCAAGGCCACGACTCCAAATGGCCGGACCGAAGGCATCTGCTGGTAA
- the alg8 gene encoding mannuronan synthase: MHRLKHGLLQAAGWLFYLSLLMGIAMALPTSTFDSESKDFIFLIGAVGIWRYSMGATHFVRGMIFLYIVYPHLRRKVRKLGAAADPSHVYLMVTSFRIDALTTAQVYGSVIREAIECGLPTTVVCSIVEMSDELLVKSLWARLNPPARVKLDFVRIPGTGKRDGLAYGFRAISRHLPDDRAVVAVIDGDTVLAEGVVRKTVPWFQLFGNVGGLTTNEFCEVRGGYVMAEWHKLRFAQRHINMCSMALSKRVLTMTGRMSVFRATVVTNPEFIADVESDSLQHWRLGRFKFLTGDDKSSWFSLMRLGYDTFYVPDAAINTVEHPPEKSFIKASRKLMFRWYGNNLRQNSRALGLGLRRLGLFTSVVLFDQRVSMWTSLLGLTVALIASFKYGTAFILVYLLWIGITRLILTLLLSCSGHRIGPAYPAILYYNQIVGAMVKIYVFFRLDQQSWTRQPTSLTRDLASFQRWFNTWSSRTMTFSAGSIFVAVLLTMV; this comes from the coding sequence ATGCACAGGCTAAAGCACGGCCTGCTTCAGGCCGCCGGTTGGCTGTTTTACTTGAGTTTATTGATGGGTATCGCCATGGCGTTGCCCACGTCCACGTTCGACTCCGAATCCAAGGATTTCATTTTCCTGATCGGCGCCGTGGGCATCTGGCGTTACTCCATGGGAGCAACGCATTTCGTGCGTGGCATGATCTTCCTGTACATCGTCTACCCGCACCTGCGCCGCAAGGTACGCAAGCTGGGCGCGGCGGCGGATCCTTCCCACGTCTACCTGATGGTCACCAGCTTCCGGATCGACGCGCTGACCACTGCCCAGGTCTACGGCTCGGTGATCCGCGAGGCCATCGAGTGCGGGCTGCCCACCACCGTGGTCTGCTCCATCGTGGAGATGTCCGACGAACTGCTGGTCAAGAGCCTCTGGGCCCGCCTGAACCCGCCCGCGCGGGTCAAGCTGGACTTCGTGCGCATCCCGGGCACCGGCAAGCGTGACGGCCTGGCCTACGGTTTCCGCGCCATCTCCCGCCACTTGCCGGACGACCGGGCCGTGGTTGCCGTGATCGATGGCGACACCGTGCTCGCCGAAGGCGTCGTGCGCAAGACCGTGCCGTGGTTCCAGCTGTTCGGCAACGTCGGCGGCCTGACCACCAACGAGTTCTGCGAAGTGCGTGGCGGCTACGTCATGGCCGAATGGCACAAGCTGCGTTTCGCCCAGCGTCACATCAACATGTGCTCCATGGCCCTGTCCAAGCGCGTGTTGACTATGACCGGGCGCATGTCGGTGTTCCGCGCCACCGTGGTAACCAACCCGGAATTCATCGCCGACGTGGAAAGCGACTCGCTGCAACACTGGCGCCTGGGTCGCTTCAAGTTCCTTACCGGTGATGACAAGTCGAGTTGGTTCAGCCTGATGCGCCTGGGCTACGACACCTTCTACGTACCCGATGCGGCGATCAACACCGTTGAGCACCCACCGGAAAAAAGCTTCATCAAGGCCAGTCGCAAGCTGATGTTCCGCTGGTACGGCAACAACCTGCGGCAGAACTCCCGGGCACTGGGCCTGGGCTTGAGACGTCTGGGCCTGTTTACCTCAGTGGTGCTGTTCGACCAGCGCGTGTCGATGTGGACCTCGCTGCTGGGCCTGACCGTGGCACTGATCGCCAGCTTCAAGTACGGCACCGCGTTCATTCTGGTTTATCTGCTGTGGATCGGCATCACCCGGTTGATCCTGACCCTGTTGCTGTCGTGCTCCGGACACCGGATCGGCCCCGCTTACCCGGCGATTCTCTATTACAACCAGATCGTCGGCGCGATGGTGAAGATCTATGTGTTCTTCCGCCTCGATCAACAGTCCTGGACCCGCCAGCCCACTTCTCTTACCCGTGATCTCGCCAGCTTTCAACGTTGGTTCAACACCTGGTCGTCTCGGACCATGACCTTCTCTGCCGGCAGCATTTTCGTCGCCGTGCTGTTGACGATGGTCTGA